One segment of Solanum lycopersicum chromosome 1, SLM_r2.1 DNA contains the following:
- the LOC101249758 gene encoding cellulose synthase-like protein D4: MASLTAAPSKKISNKGSSSGQAVKFARRTSSGRYVSMSREDIDMSGELSRDYMNYTVQIPPTPDNQPMDMSIAAKAEEQYVSNSLFTGGFNSVTRAHLMDKIIESEVYHPQMAGSKGSSCSMPACDGKIMKDERGNDVIPCECRFKICRDCYMDAQKDVGLCPGCKEAYKVGDLDDEIPNFSNGALSLPAPDGSKGMIRRNQNGEFDHNKWLFETQGTYGYGNAYWPDDRDGDDGDRGGMPKTMLDTSADIPWKPLSRVLPMSHSLISPYRLLIFIRLVLLVFFLAWRIQHPNPEAMWLYVMSIICEIWFAFSWLVDQMPRMSPVNRSTDLVVLREKFEMPSPSNPLGRSDLPAVDIFVSTADPEKEPPLVTANTVLSILAADYPVEKLTCYVSDDGGTLLTFEAMAEATSFADLWVPFCRKHAIEPRNPEAYFLLKGDPTKNKKRGDFVKDRRRVKREYDEFKVRMNSLQDSIRRRSDAFNAREEMKMLKQMKENETDPAEAIKVQKAIWMADGTHWPGSWSIPSRDHRNDDHPGILQVMLKPPSSDPLMGGGDQDKLLDFSEVDIRLPMFVYVSREKRREYDHNKKAGAMNALVRASAILSNGAFILNLNYDHYIYNCLAIREGMCFMMDRGGEDICFIQFPQRFEGIDPSDRYANHNTVFFDGNMRALDGLQGPMNVGTGCMFRRFALYGFEPTKPDKTPQKDVEAEALKATEVDYDFDVNVLTKRFGNSTMLAESIPIAEFQGRPIADHPAVKFGRPPGALRTPKEPLDATNVAEAVSVISCWYEENTDWGIRMGWIYGSVMEDLVTGYRMHNLGWRSIYCITKRDAFRGSAPINLTDRLHQVLRWAIGSVEIFYSRNNAILGTRKLKFLQRIAYINVSIYPCTSIFLVVFCFLPALCLISGQFVVQNFSVAFLVYLFGLSICIIGSAILEVKWSGVSLEDWWRNEQFWVISGTSSHLAAVVLGLLKVFMGFETSFTPTSNKPVGEDVDEAYAELYMVKWTPLMIPPIVIGMVNIIAVVVAFSRAIFAIIPQWGKFIGGAFFAFWVLAHLYPFAKGLMGKRRKTPTIVFVWSGLIAITLSLLWIAFANPAAGPAAVQGVAGGGFQFP, from the exons ATGGCAAGCTTAACGGCTGCACCATCGAAGAAGATAAGTAATAAGGGAAGTTCAAGTGGACAAGCAGTAAAATTTGCACGTAGAACGTCTAGTGGACGATATGTTAGCATGTCTAGAGAAGACATTGATATGTCGGGTGAATTGTCAAGAGATTACATGAATTATACTGTTCAAATCCCGCCTACGCCTGATAATCAGCCAATGGATATGTCTATTGCTGCTAAAGCAGAAGAGCAATATGTTTCTAATTCATTATTTACAGGGGGATTCAACAGTGTCACTCGCGCACATCTTATGGATAAGATCATTGAATCAGAAGTTTATCATCCTCAAATGGCTGGATCTAAAGGATCATCATGTTCCATGCCTGCTTGTGACGGAAAGATCATGAAAGATGAACGTGGTAACGATGTAATCCCATGTGAATGCAG GTTCAAAATATGTAGAGATTGTTACATGGATGCACAGAAAGACGTTGGTCTATGCCCCGGTTGCAAAGAAGCTTACAAGGTAGGGGATCTTGATGACGAGATCCCAAATTTTTCTAATGGAGCATTGTCATTACCGGCACCAGATGGTTCAAAAGGTATGATCAGGAGAAATCAAAATGGAGAGTTTGATCACAACAAATGGTTGTTCGAGACACAAGGAACTTACGGGTATGGAAATGCTTATTGGCCTGATGATAGGGATGGAGATGATGGTGATAGAGGAGGTATGCCTAAGACCATGTTGGATACATCTGCTGATATACCTTGGAAACCCCTCAGTAGGGTGTTGCCAATGTCACATAGCCTCATTAGCCCTTATAG GTTGCTAATTTTTATTCGACTAGTACTACTAGTATTCTTCTTGGCATGGAGAATACAACATCCAAATCCGGAGGCAATGTGGTTATACGTGATGTCAATTATATGTGAAATATGGTTTGCATTTTCATGGCTTGTGGATCAGATGCCCAGGATGTCGCCAGTTAATCGGTCTACCGACTTAGTGGTACTACGCGAGAAGTTTGAAATGCCATCACCATCCAATCCTTTAGGTAGGTCAGATCTACCAGCAGTTGATATATTTGTATCAACGGCTGATCCAGAGAAAGAGCCGCCCCTTGTCACAGCCAACACTGTCCTATCCATCTTAGCAGCTGACTATCCCGTGGAGAAGCTAACGTGCTATGTCTCAGACGATGGCGGTACCCTTCTAACATTTGAGGCAATGGCAGAAGCTACTAGCTTTGCTGATTTGTGGGTACCATTCTGCAGGAAACATGCTATTGAGCCTAGGAATCCTGAAGCCTATTTTCTCCTCAAGGGAGACCCtacaaagaacaagaagagaggtGATTTCGTTAAAGATAGACGAAGGGTAAAAAGAGAATATGATGAATTTAAGGTAAGAATGAACAGTCTGCAAGATTCCATAAGAAGGAGATCAGACGCGTTTAATGCTCGAGAAGAAATGAAGATGTTAAAGCAGATGAAAGAGAATGAAACTGATCCTGCAGAAGCAATCAAAGTGCAAAAGGCTATTTGGATGGCTGATGGAACTCACTGGCCTGGCTCATGGTCTATCCCCAGCAGGGATCATCGCAATGATGATCATCCCGGGATCCTTCAG GTAATGTTGAAACCCCCAAGTAGTGATCCCCTAATGGGAGGGGGTGATCAAGATAAGCTATTAGATTTTTCGGAGGTGGACATAAGGCTTCCAATGTTTGTGTATGTATCGCGTGAGAAGAGACGTGAGTATGATCACAATAAAAAAGCAGGTGCCATGAATGCCCTAGTAAGAGCTTCTGCCATTTTATCTAATGGTGCATTCATACTCAACCTTAATTATGATCACTATATATACAACTGCTTAGCTATTCGTGAAGGCATGTGTTTCATGATGGACAGAGGTGGAGAAGACATATGTTTTATTCAATTCCCTCAACGTTTTGAAGGAATCGATCCCTCTGATCGTTATGCCAATCACAACACTGTGTTTTTTGATGGAAATATGCGCGCCCTTGATGGTCTGCAG ggtcCTATGAACGTTGGGACGGGCTGCATGTTTAGGCGATTTGCACTTTATGGATTCGAGCCAACAAAACCAGATAAGACACCACAAAAAGATGTAGAGGCTGAAGCATTGAAAGCCACAGAAGTTGATTATGACTTTGATGTGAATGTACTAACTAAGAGATTTGGTAACTCCACAATGTTAGCTGAATCTATTCCAATTGCTGAGTTCCAAGGTCGTCCAATCGCTGATCACCCTGCTGTTAAGTTTGGACGACCCCCTGGCGCTCTTAGAACCCCAAAGGAACCTCTTGATGCCACCAACGTTGCCGAAGCAGTCTCTGTTATATCTTGTTG GTACGAAGAAAATACAGATTGGGGTATTCGAATGGGATGGATTTATGGTTCAGTGATGGAAGACTTGGTTACTGGATACCGGATGCACAATCTTGGATGGCGTTCTATATATTGCATCACGAAACGTGATGCATTCCGTGGATCAGCTCCTATAAATCTAACAGACAGACTACATCAAGTCCTCCGTTGGGCTATAGGTTCCGTTGAAATCTTTTACTCAAGAAACAATGCAATTCTTGGAACAAGAAAGCTCAAATTCCTCCAACGTATTGCTTACATTAACGTTAGCATTTATCCTTGCACATCCATTTTCCTCGTTGTTTTCTGTTTTCTCCCTGCACTCTGCCTCATATCCGGTCAATTCGTAGTCCAAAATTTCAGCGTTGCGTTCCTAGTCTATCTATTCGGTCTATCCATCTGTATCATTGGTTCAGCTATCTTAGAGGTGAAGTGGTCAGGAGTTTCTTTAGAGGATTGGTGGAGAAATGAACAATTTTGGGTTATTTCAGGTACTAGTTCACATCTTGCTGCTGTTGTGCTAGGTTTGCTTAAAGTATTCATGGGATTTGAAACATCATTTACTCCTACATCTAACAAACCTGTTGGAGAAGACGTTGACGAAGCGTATGCTGAATTGTACATGGTGAAATGGACTCCATTGATGATACCGCCTATAGTCATTGGTATGGTTAACATAATTGCAGTTGTAGTAGCATTTTCTAGAGCGATATTCGCCATTATACCTCAATGGGGAAAATTCATTGGTGGTGCATTTTTCGCCTTTTGGGTGTTGGCTCACTTGTATCCTTTTGCTAAAGGATTGATgggtaaaagaagaaaaacaccCACAATTGTGTTTGTTTGGTCAGGGCTCATTGCTATAACACTATCATTGCTATGGATAGCTTTTGCTAATCCAGCAGCTGGTCCTGCTGCTGTACAAGGGGTTGCTGGTGGTGGATTTCAATTTCCTTAA